TTTACCGTTTATGGGTTCAAACCGGAGACGGCAAAGCAGCAGAAAAGCTTGAGAAATTGTTTATCTTGTAATAGTACCCAATTTTTGAATTAACTTATTTTAGCCAATCTATCGACAGGAAATTTTACCCAAATTATTTATTGTATCGCATCAACAGGCTTTATTGCAAAAGCAAGGGTAAACTTTATTCTACCAAACTGCTATTGAGGAGAACGTTGAACGCGGTCTGATACCTTAAAGACAATTCAAAAATGAAACGAAAATTCTTGAAACTAACTGTAGGTGTATTCCTGTCGTTGGGTGTGATTTCTGCAAATGCCCAAACAACTCAGCCTATAAATGTGGTTACAACTGCAGTACCCTTTTTACGCATTTCTCCTGATGCCCGCGCTGGCGGTATGGGCGATCTGGGTGTGGCTACAAGTCCCGATGCCAATGCGCCTTTCTATAACCTGGCAAAGGTTCCTTTTGCACAAAAGAACTTCAGTGTAGGGTTAACATATACGCCCTGGTTAAAAGACCTTGGGTTGAATGATGTGTATTTACTGGCGCTGGCCGGATATTACAAACTCGATGAAGACCAGGCCCTGGCTGGTTCGGTACGTTATTTCAGCCTGGGTAACATTCAGTTTACCGATGCGGCTGGTAACGATTTCGGTTCAGGCCGCCCTCGCGAGTTTGGCGTTGACTTCGGTTATACCCGTAAATTGTCTGATAAAATAGGTTTGGGTGTGGCCCTTCGTTATATCCACTCCAACCTGGCTGGTAATCTGGCGCAAAGCGGTACTACTTATAAACCAGGTAGCACAGTAGCCGGTGACATTACCTTCTTCTATAATGGACAGGATGAAGCGGGTCAGGGCTGGAACTTCGGCGCTACCCTTACCAACCTGGGCGGTAAGATCGGTTATACGAACGATGCAACCCAGAAGGATTATATCCCTGCCAACTTAAGCCTTGGTACTACTTATACAAAGGCGTTCGACGAACAAAACAAAATTACCTTCGGGGTAGACGTACATAAATTACTGGTGCCTACGCCACCAAATTTCAACCAGGATGATACGGCTGTTGCCAACGCGCAGGCCGCCGATTACAGAAGCAAATCAACTGTAAGCAGCTGGTTCAGCTCGTTCAACGATGCGCCAGGCGGGTTTAAAGAAGAGCTGAAAGAGTTCCAGGTATCATTGGGCGCAGAGTATAATTACATGGATCAGTTCTTTTTCCGCGCCGGTTATTTTTATGAAGATAAAACCAAGGGTAACCGTAAATATTTCACCGTTGGTTTAGGCGTTAAATACAATGTGTTTGGTTTGAACTTTTCATACCTCGTGCCTTCCGGCTCGGGCGTGAACCGCAACCCATTGTCAAATACCCTGCGTTTCGGCCTCATCTTCGACCTCGATGACCTCAATGCAGAATAGGCTAATTTGCTAATTGGCCAATGTGCTGATAGAATTGAATATATTTGAGCGTTCCGGCATAGCCGGGACGCTTTTTTTATTAGCATATTATCACATTAGCAAATTAGCACATTATGCGTATTGGTTTTGGTATAGACTTTCATCAATTAGTAGAAGGCAGGGACCTATGGATAGGTGGAGTAAAAATTCCCCATCATAAAGGGGCATTGGGGCATAGCGATGCCGATGTATTGTTGCATGCCATTTGCGATGCCCTGCTGGGCGCCCTGGCCCTGGGCGATATAGGCGTGCATTTCCCCAATACCGATAATACCTGGAAAGACATCGACAGCAAAATTCTGTTACAGAAAAGTTACGATTTGATAAAAGCCCGCAATTACCGGGTAATAAATGTAGATTCATCCATTTGCCTCGAAGCGCCCAAGATCAAGAAATATTCCGATCAAATGCGCAGTGTGATTGCCGGTATCCTGGAAATTACCATAGACGATGTGTCGGTAAAAGCCACTACCACCGAAACCATGGGCTTTGTGGGTAGAGAAGAGGGATTGGTAGCCTATGCTACTGTGCTGCTGCAACCTATTAGCTAATTTGATAATTCGATGATTTGATAATGCTTTAATACCCGGTTTTCCTACAATTCCGAAGCGCACACGCAAGCACTCACAAGAGCCTGTATTCCATTATCACATTACCAAATTATCACATTATCACATTACATTTGCGCCATGCCAAAAGTAAAAGTCAGGATAATTAACCAGTCTACCAATCCGTTGCCCGAATATGCTACGGAAGAAGCAGCCGGTATGGATATACGCGCATTTCTGGAAGCGCCAATTGTCTTAAAACCATTGGAGCGGTTTTTAGTGCCTACCGGTTTGTTCATTGAATTGCCCAGTGGGTACGAAGCACAAATACGCCCCCGCAGCGGCCTGGCTATAAAACAGGGACTCACCTGTTTAAACAGCCCTGGTACCATAGATGCCGATTATCGTGGCGAGGTAAAGATCATTCTGATAAACTTGTCGCAGGAACCACAAACCATCCACCCGGGCGATCGCATTGCCCAAATGGTTGTACACGAAGTAGAGCGTGTAAAATGGAAACCCGTAAAAGAAATTTCGGTAACCAAACGCCACGACGGCGGATTTGGCCATACCGGTAAATCCTAAAGAATGAAATATATTTCCGGCCTCGTTATTATTGTCATCATCATGGCTGCAGCTACCAGTTGCAGATCTACCAAAACGATTCAAACAGCCATTGCCAAAAAAGATACGGCAGTAGTAGTGCCCGTGGTTGACAGCCGCGCCGACTCTATGCACTATATTAGAAAGATCTGGGATACCATCCGCCAGAATGATATTAAATTCAACACTTTCAACGCCAAGATCAAAGTACATTTTGAGCGTAGTGATGGCAAGAATTACGATTTCAACGCCTATGTAAAAATGAAGAAAGACAGCCTGCTGTGGGTGTCGGTAAGATTACCATTGATCGACTTTGAAGCATTCAGGGTAAAGATCACCCCCGATAGCCTCATCATTCTCGACAAAACCCAAAAAACCTACCAGTTACGGTCTGTGCAATCGTTGCAGGAAGTGATCAAGATCCCGCTCACCTTTGCCGATCTGCAAAACCTCCTGATAGGCAATCCCATTTTCCTCGACAGCAATATCAACTCCTATAAAAAAGACGACCGGTACATTTCGCTTATGAGTGTGGGCGCCGTTTTCAAGCACCTGTTAACCGTGAGCAAGGACGATTATACCATTCAGCATAGCAAACTCGACGATGTAGACCCTGTGCGGTCCCGCACTGCCGACATTACCTATGGCGATTACCAGAATAAGAACGGCGTTCAGTTTTCGGCCTACCGCAAAATTACAGTGTCGGAAAAGCAGAAGCTGGATGTATCCATGGAGTATAAACAGTTTGATTTTAACGTTGATTTAAATACTCCGTTCGGTATTCCGAAAAATTATAAACGGAATTAAGCGTTATGTATTAACTTCCATCCAACCCTGTGATTTTCCAACAGAATGACCTGGCCCGAACCTGTTAACACTTAAAAAATCATTCAGTATGCTGAAAATGATGCTTACCTGCTTTTTGACCGTTACGGTTTCGGTTACCCTGCTTGCCCAGCAACAACCGGGGGGTAGCAGTGATGAGCTGAAAAGAAAACAGGCCGACATTCAGCGGGAAATTGATGAGTTGAGAAATACCCTGAAGGATACCAAGAAGAATACCAAGGCTGGTTTATTACAACTTACCATGGTGCAGAAAAAACTGCGTCTGCGCGAACAGGCCATAGGCAACATCAACCAGCAGATAGGTTACATTGAGGGTACCATAGGAAAATCAAAAAATGAGATCGAGCGGTTAAAAGGGGAGTTGGATACGCTGAAAGCCCAATACTCCAAGAACTTGGTATATGCTTACAAAAACCGCAGCAACTACGATTTCCTGAACTTCATCTTCTCCGCTTCCAGTTTTAACGATGCCCTGCGCCGGGTGCAGTATTTGCGGGCTTACCGCCTGTACCGCGAAGAGCAGGCCACCACCATAAAGAACACCCAGGTGCTGTTACACGACAAGATAGCGGGACTGGAATCATCCCGGAAGGAAAAGGACGTGGTGTTACAAAAGCAGGAAAAACAGAAGGAAGAACTGGAAGACGAGAAAAAAGAAAAGAACGAGATCCTGAGCAAACTCAAAGCCCGGGAAAAAGAAATATCTAAAGAGCTGACGGCCAAGCAACGGGCCGACCTGAAACTGAAATCGGCCATTGGCGCCGCCATTGCGCGCGAAATAAAGATCGCCCGCGATAAAGCAATAGCCGAAGCAAAGGCTAAAGAAGAAGCAGATGCCGCAGAAAACGCCCGGAAGAATGCGGCGGCCGAGTCGGCAAGGAAAGCCAGAGAAGCTAAAGAAAAAGAAGACCTGGCGGCCAAAAGAACGACTGAACCTAAAAGCACTCCTGCAGCTACGGCCCCGGTTGCAAAGGCCGAACCTAAGGTAGAGCCTAAAAAAGAACCGGTGAAGAAAGCCGACAGCTACCTGGAATCCACGCCTGAGGGCAGCCGCATAAGCGGAAGCTTTGAAAGCAATAGAGGTCGCTTACCCTGGCCGGTTGAAAAAGGAAATGTAAAGATTCACTTCGGAACCTATTCCATCGAGGGCACCAAGCTGCGTGGAAATAACCCCGGTATTACCCTCGCTACCGAACCCGGCGCCGTGGTAAAAGCGGTGTTTGAAGGCGAGGTATCGCGTATATTCGATATAGATGGTAACTGGAGTGTGCTGGTTCGCCATGGTAAGTATTTTACCGTATACAGTAACCTGTCATCGGTAAGTGTAGCCAAAGACCAGAAAGTGACCAGTGGCCAGATGTTGGGCCGCGCCGCAGCCAATGACGATGGCAATGGGGAGATCGAATTTCTGCTGATGCAGGAAAACAGGAACCTTGATCCTGAAAGTTGGATACGCAGAAGGTAGTTTTTGCGTTATTAATAAGATAAGTACTTATAAGGAACCCCGGCGGGAAGTCGTCGGGGTTTTTATTCTCTGACCCTATTCAATGAAAAAGCCCTATGGTGAAATGGATGGCCACCAGTCTGGCAGCACTGACAATTGCCGTTTCATTGCCGGCTCAGCAGTCCGGCAGAAGCGAAGACTTAAAACATCAGCAAATTGAAATTCAGCGCGAGATAGATCAGCTGAAGAGTTCGCTTACTGATTCAAAGAAGCGAACCAGGGCGGGGATGCGCCAGTTGGAAATGGTGCAGGCAAAACTTCGCCTGCGCGAAAAAGCCATCAGGAACATCAATCAGCAAATAGACATGCTGGAAGGCAACATTGACCGGTCAAGAATGGAGATCGACAGCCTGAATACCCGGCTGGATACAATGAAGGCGCAATACGCCCGCAATACGGTAACTGCCTATAAGCTCAGCACCAATTACGGCTTCCTCAACTTTATACTCTCGGCCCGCTCTTTTAACGAAGCCTATAAAAGACTGCAATATTTCAACGCTTATCATGAATACTGTGAGGACCAGGAGGCAACCATTATAAAAATCCAGAAACTGCTGGCCGGAAAGATCAATGGGTTGGAATGCACCCGCCGGGAAAAAGACCAGGTGGTGAAGGAACAGGTGGTGCAAAAGAAAGAACTGGAAGCAGAGAAGAAGGACAAGAACAATGCAGTAAGGAACTTTAAAACCCGCGAACAGGAGATCAGCCAGGAGCTTACGGTCAAAAAGAAAGCCGACCACGAACTGACCCTGGCCATTCAACATGCTATCTCGGCCGACTTTTACGCCGCTACCGGCGGTGGCCGGAAGACTACCACAAAAAAGAAAACGACCACCACTAAAAAAACAACCAAAAAGAAAACGAAGGTAAAGGTCAAGGTAAAGGAAGAAGAGGACGACGACGTGGTATTATCACCAGAGGCTAAACTCCTGAATGGAAGTTTTAAAAACAATAAAGGCAAATTGCCCTGGCCGGTTGATAACGCGAATATCAAGATCCGTTTCGGGCCCTATAAAATCCCCAACATGGAGGTTATTGGCAACAACCCCGGATTAACCCTGGCCACAGAACCAGGTGCCGAAGTGAAAGCTGTATTTGACGGCGAGATCCTGAGCGTATTCAATGTAGAAGGCAACCGGTCGGTAATGGTGCGCCATGGGCTTTACTTTACCGTTTATGCCAACCTGGCTTCGGTAAACGTAACAAAAGGGCAGAAAATAACCCAGGGACAAATACTGGGTGTGGCTGGCAAAGACGGTGAAGGCAATGGCGAAATTGATTTTATCTTAATGAAAGAAAGGACCAATATCGATCCTGCGCTTTGGATCAAAAAGAAATAACTGATACGTTGACGGGTTAAAACGTTAACCCGTCAACGTATTAACTTATACGCGAGACGCTATATTCTGCAGAAAACGATTATACAACGCTTCGTACCGGGGAACAATAGTTTCGATATCGTATAAACGGGCATGGGCAGCTGCTTTTGTTTTAAACCGGTTCAGTTTGTTTTCATCAGACAGCAGTTCAATAGCCCGGATGCTCATAGTTTCCACATCGCCCACATCGGCCAGGTACCCGGTTTCCCCCTCGATATTTACTTCGGGCAAACCACCTGCGTTACTGCTTATCACCGGTACACCGGCTGCCATAGCTTCCAGCGCTGCCAATCCAAAGCTTTCATAATCGGAAGGCAGAATGAACAGATCACTAATAGCCAGTACTTCTTCAATTTGCTCCTGGCGGCCAACAAAACGGGTTTCATCATAAACGCCCAGTTCGCGGGCAAGGCTTTCTGCGGCGGGGCGTTCAGGCCCATCGCCCACAAACAGCAATTTGCTGGGTACTTTTTTGTTCAGCTCGGCAAATACTTTCACCACATCGGTCACCCTTTTCAGTTTACGGAAGTTGGAAGCATGCAAAACCACTTTCTCGTTATGCGGCGCAATTACGCGGCGGAAAGCATCGATGGGTTTTTTGCGAAAGCGTTTAACATCCACAAAGTTCTGAATGACCTTGATCTCTTTTTCTATCTTGAAATTATTATACGTTTCATCGCGCAGGTTTTGCGACACCGCGGTAATGGCATCGCTTTCATTGATGGAAAACGTAACCACGGGCGCAAAGGTTTTATCCTTCCCAACCAGGGTAATATCGGTACCGTGCAGGGTAGTGATCACCGGGAGGATCTTGCCCTGTTTTTCCAGTATTTTCTTGGCCATATACGCGGCCGACGCATGGGGGATGGCATAGTGCACGTGTAACAGGTCGATATTATTATTAACTATAACATCTACCATGGTACTGGCCAACGCGGTTTCATATGGCGGATAATCGAACAGCGGATAATTAGGCACCCGTACCTCGTGATAAAAAATATTGGCATTAAACTCACTCAGCCTCACCGGCGGTTGGTACGTAATAAAATGAACCTGGTGGCCTTTATCGGCCAGTGCTTTGCCTAATTCTGTTGCCAGAACACCACTTCCTCCAAACGTTGGGTAGCAAACAATTGCAATGCGCATACTGCGATTTATATATTAAGATGGTGAAGGTAATTTAAAACGGCCAAAAACGGTCGGGGGGATCATTTTGACTATTTTAGCGTAAAATAACGCACATGAGATTGAAATTGTTTACGCTAGTGTTAACAATTCTGGCTTTTAATGCCCGTGCCCAAAACGAAGATTCGTTAAAAATAAGGGCCATCGCCGATGAAATACTCCTGCATAGCTCCGCTTACGAAAATTTACGCGTACTTACCAAACAGGTGGGTGGCCGCCTGAGTGGTTCCCCCCAAACCTATAAAGCCGAAGCCTGGGGGCACAAAGCACTCGAAAAGGCCGGGGCCGACCGGGTATTAGAACAGCCCTGCCTGGTGCCCCACTGGGTGCGTGGTGGTAAAGACCTGCTCGTACTGCCCGGCTGGTCAACCCATATACTTGATGTACTGGCATTGGGGAATTCTGTAGGCACCGGACCAAAAGGTATTTCGGCGCCGGTAATATTGGTAAATTCTTTTGAAGAGCTGGAGAAAAAGAAAGACCAGGTAAAAGGCAAGATCGTTTTTTATAATATCAAGTTCAATGATACTTACATTAAAACCTTTGAAGCATACCGCGATGCCGTAGTGTACCGGGGGGCAGGGCCCAGCCAGGCTGCTAAATATGGGGCAGTGGGCGTGTTGATTCGTTCTATGAGTCATGCCGCGGATAACAACCCGCATACCGGTACAACCCGTTACAACGATTCGTTCCCCAAAATACCTGCAGCAGCGATGGGTTTGCAGGATGCTGATAAACTGGCGGCGTACCTGGTAAAAGCATCCGAACTGGTACCGGAAGTACGAGTTAACCTGACAACGAATGGCAAAATGCTGCCCGATACGGTAGCGCATAATATTATTGGTGAGATCACCGGCAGCGAGTTTCCCGACCAGATCATTACCATCGGCGGTCACCTCGATAGCTGGGACCCCGCTGAAGGTGCGCATGATGATGGAAGTGGCTGCGTACATTCAATAGAAGTATTAAGGGCATTAAAAGCCATCGGGTACAAACCCAAACGCACCATCAGGGTGGTATTGTTTGCCAATGAAGAGAACGGTACCCGCGGCGGCCTCAAGTACGCGGAGGAAGCCAAGCTTAAAAAGGAGAAACATATTTTTGCGCTGGAAAGTGATGAAGGCGGCTTTACCCCCCGCGGTTTTGGGGTAACCATGCCGGCCGACCAGCTGAATAAATTACGCAGCTGGCTGCCTTTGCTGTCGCCCTATGGCATCAGTGAGATCAACAATGGCGGTGGCGGATCTGATATTGGTCCCCTGGCTAAAGAACTGGGTACCCCGTTGGCGGGGTTACAACCCGATTCGCAACGGTATTTCGATATCCACCATGCCCGCAGCGATGTGTTTGAAGCCGTGAATAAACGCGAGCTGGAACTGGGTGCTGTTTCTATTGCGGCATTAATATATCTTGTGGACAAATACGGTCTTTAACCAATAGGCAATAAACAATTGCCTATTGGTTATTGCCTATTGAACTAACCCTTACTTACAATAATGAAAAAGATCATTCTAATCGTAGTTCTCTTGCTTTTACTGGTAGCATCAGGCATCATATACTTTAGGTATTTCTATGTGTTTGGCGAAGGAGTGAAATCGGGCCATTTGAATTACGTGGTACTGAAAGGTGATGTCTTCAAAACCTACGAAGGCAAATTGATCCAGGGCGGATTCAAGTCCCGTTCAGCCGGCACCATACAATCGAATGATTTTGAGTTCTCCATTGTAAATAAATCGATCGCCGAAAAAATGATGACCAACAGCGGTAAATGGTTCGATCTGCATTACCGCGAATACCACCATGTAGTGGCCTGGCGCGGCAATACCGTTTATGTGGTGGATAGCATTCTTTCTATGCGCGATGACTATTAATTACCTGCGAGCATACAAAATATAGCAGGGCGTTTGTGCAGATCGGGCAGTTGGGCTTTCCACTGCCCCAGTGTTTTGGTATGTATGTATTCGGTGGGCGCCGTAATATCTGCTGCAATACACAACCTGGTAGTGGGTTTACCGGTTTTTATCAATGTTTCCAACAGTTGGTTATTCCGGTAAGGCGTTTCAATAAACACCTGCGTACAATTCTTCCTGGCCGATTCATTTTCCAGTTCTTTAATGGCTTCCCTGCGTTGCGTGGTATCGATGGGCAAATACCCCACAAACTGAAACTGCTGGCCATTCATGCCACTGGCCATCAATGCCAGTAAGATACTGCTGGGGCCAACCAGCGGTTTTACCGTAGCGCCCGCTGCATGGGCTGCATCTGTCAACAACTGACCAGGATCAGCAATTCCGGGGCAACCCGCTTCGCTGATAATACCAATCGTTTTATTGGCCTTTACATGTTTGTTGAAGGCGGTAAGCGTGGCTACGTTATTGGTTTTGTCAATAAGCACCCAGGTATAGTTATCTATCACCATTTCCTTCCAGATGCTTTTTAAATAACGGCGTGCCGTACGTTCATTCTCCACAAAAAATACCTGGCACTGGCCTACTGCATCCTTAACATACGCAGGAATGGTCTCTGTTGCCTTTTCATCCAATACAGAAGGGATCAGATATATGGTGCTTGTTGATTGCAATTTGTTTGTTTTTAGTTCTCAGTTCTCAGTTGTTTTAAGCCCGGAGGCTGCCGCGCAGTGGTGTATCGGCTTTTGGCTTTCAGCTTTTAGCTTTTAGCCTGTATTTGCCCGCTGCCTGAAGCTTGTAGCTGTATTATTCCATTCCTACTTTATCATCTCTATGATACAGGCTAATAGTAGCCGCTACCACAGCATATGCAGGAGCTAATACCCAGCCAATAACAGGCAACAGGTGCATCAGGTAGAACACAATGCCATTGCCAATAGCCAGTCCCTTGTGTTTGCCAATAAAAGCAATGCTTTCACCGGGCGACAGGCGATGGCGTTCGCAACTATAATCCAGCATGGAGAAACCATAATAATAGCAATCTACCAGTACGATGGTTACCGGTACTACCCAGCCTACCAGGGGAATAAAAGAAAGTATAAGTAACGAAATGGTATATACCGATTGCCACAGGGTGTTCCGCAAGGCCAGTTTAATACCCCGTACGATGTCGGCAAACAGTTGTTTAAAGCTGAAAGGAAAATCTTTTCCTTCCATAATGGCTTCGGTTTTTTCGCTCAGGTAGGCGAACACCGGAGAACCTATAATGAGGAACATATATTTGAACAGGGAGAAATAAAACAGCATCATAATGAGCTGCACTATAAGTCCACCCATCATGAATAAAAAGCTCAGGATCTGGCTGCGTTGGGAATTCACCCAGCGGTCTATGCCCAGCCAGTGATTAAAAGCCGAAACAACCTGGCTGCTGGAGACCCAGAAGAAAATGAAACCCGCAATGAACAACAGGGTGTAAAAGATCCCGGGCACTATGATCCATTTCCAGAGCTTGTGCTCCCTGATAAAGCGATGCGCCCTGGCATAGGACTGAATGGCGGTAACGATTTCTTTCAGCAAGTTTTATAAATTTGATTTTTCCATATTCTATAGTTGGGCGGGCCCAAACTTAGTAAATATTTCAATTAGGACATGGAATGAATCCACAATCAGCCATATTTTGAGTATAATACACGCTTATAGGTTATTATATTAACGTCATTAACGCCAATGAAAAAATTAGCATCCGGGTTCTATAATCGTGCCGATGTGGTGAAAATAGCGAAAGAATTGATCGGCAAAATACTGGTTACTCAATTTGGGGAAGGAATAACGTCGGGCCGTATTGTAGAAACCGAAGCCTATGCCGGCGCCATTGACCGGGCCTCGCATGCATTTAACAACAGAAGAACCAACAGAACGGAAGTGATGTATAAACCCGGCGGCGTTGCCTATGTATATCTTATCTATGGCATCCATCAATTGTTTAATGTGGTCACCAACATAAAAGATGTTCCGCATGCCATCCTCATTCGTGCGCTGGACCCTATTTACGGCATAAACACCATGCTGGAGCGTACGGGAAAACACCGGGCCGATTATACCCTTACCAAGGGCCCGGGCAATGTGTCGAAAGCATTGGGTATTACTACCAGTCATACCGGCGTTGATTTGCTGGGCGATGAGATCTACATTGCCGAAGATGATTTTGCAGTGGCCAAAAAAGACATCATCGCCACCCCGCGCATAGGCGTTGATTATGCCGGCGAAGATGCAAAACTGCCCTACCGCTTTATTTTAAAAGACAATCCGTACGTAAGCGGAAAGAAAACGCAGAATACGCCGAAGGCTTAACGCTGAAGGCTGAATGCTGAACGCCGAACGCAAAACGCAGCATGCCGGAAAAGAAACCAGAATGGCATAAAATACAAATGCCGCCAAATCTATTTTATTTGGCGGCATTTGCGTAGTATTATTTTACCTGTTGGTTATATTATCCGGAGCGCTCTGAGCGTAGTCAAAGGGCGAAGGACTAGAAGTGCGGACAAGGAATGCCTTTATAACCCGGCGGACGTTTTATAAAGATGAGTGATATTTCAATGCCGCCACGGCTTTGAGAGGCCGCTTTCAGGCTCGAAACGTTAACATCATACGAAGCACCCAGCCTGAACCCGCTAAACTCCAGGCCCACGTAAGGGATCAGCGCGTCGTTCACGTTGTTGAAGCGCGTCCATAAACCTGCATAAAAGCTGGTAGGGTTGTCTTCATCCTCGTTCATATTGAACCCAACGGCGCCACCGGCCACCACATTGGTAGCACCGGCCTGCCGGCTGAATAATGTACTGATATAAATATTGCGGGTATTATCTGCGAAGGGGATAGAACCACCCGCATTTACGGTTACCCGCGGATTGAGTGTATAAAAGATATCACCGGTAAACGATTCTCTTGGTTTGTTAAGGTGGTAGCCGCTTACACCGAAGTAGTAGTTGTTATAACCATCGGTAGAGCCATTGAACAGGGCGCCAACCGACACGTCGAAATAACTCAGGTTTATCTGACGGTCATTAACGGTTTCACCACTGGGGTTGGTCCAGCCGCCAAACTGGTCCAGCTCATCTTCAAAGTTCAGTTTGGTACCATCGAGCCGTTTTGTATTGTAAGTACCCTGAAAACCGATCCCGATCGAGTTCAACCCATCTTCGTCGATCCCTTTGTGATAGGACGTCGATACGGAGAGTAAATTAGTGGATAGGATACCGTTAGCTGTTTTATCTGTCATTGCCAGCACCCCTACACCCCACGTATCCAGATCTGAGATCTTGTTACGTAAAATAGGCGCGTCGAACGATACTGTTGAGGTAACAAAAGCCTTACTGATTGCAGGCCATTGGTCCCGGTAGTTACCGGCAATGCGGAAATCACCGTTGAATTTACCGGTCAAAGCAGGGTTCAATGTAAGGGGAGAAACGAAGAATTGTGAAAAATTGGGGTCTTGTGCTACCGCAGTCTTCAGCAGGGTGCAAAGTATGATCGCAATATAAAATTTCCTCAGTCGCATAAGTTGTGAGTCTAATAACAAAATACGAAAAAAAACGACACGTCAGAGCATATAACGGTGTAATCAGGTATTAATTTTCCGCACAGGAATATTTGCTCAAAAATCGAAATGTCTAATGTATACTATATTTTTTAAGAAAGGGTTGGCACAGGAAAAGATAGTGCTTTAGCACTAGTAAGATGAGATAGTATTTTTACATCTGCACCTTGGTCCCGAATGCCAGATCGCCGGCGTCTCCTAATCCGGGAACAATGTAACCTTTGGCGGTCAGTTCTTCGTCAATGTCGCCGCACCAGATCTTCACCTGGGGCTCACTGCGCCGCACATATTCAATTCCCACACTGCAGGCAATGGCGGCTACTACGTGTATCTCGCGCGGGTGTCCTTCTTCGCGCAGGTATTGGATGGTTTTAACCAGGGAAGAACCGGTTGCCAGCATCGGGTCTGAAATGATCACCACCCGGTTTTCGAGTTCGGGACAGGAAATATAGTCCAGGCTGATCTCGAAGCTGCCATCCAGATTGTGTTTGCGGTAAGCCGAAATAAATGCGTTGTCGGCTTTGTCGAAGTAGTTCAGCAAACCCTGGTGCAGCGGCAGTCCGGCCCGCAGAATAGTGGCCAGTACCGGCTGTTCTTTCATTACTTTGGAGGGGGCGATGCCCAGCGGCGTTTGTACTTCCTTTTCTTCATATACCAGCGTGCGGCTGATCTCGTAAGCGGCTATTTCACCAATACGTTCCAGGTTACGGCGGAAACGCATGCGGTCCGACTGAATTTGAACATCCCGGATCTCGCTGATCCAGTCGCAAATCAGGGAACATTTATCACTGAGGTTAATAACCATGAGAAGAGTTTTGGATTTAATATGGCGATATATGA
The Niastella koreensis GR20-10 genome window above contains:
- the bshA gene encoding N-acetyl-alpha-D-glucosaminyl L-malate synthase BshA, whose amino-acid sequence is MRIAIVCYPTFGGSGVLATELGKALADKGHQVHFITYQPPVRLSEFNANIFYHEVRVPNYPLFDYPPYETALASTMVDVIVNNNIDLLHVHYAIPHASAAYMAKKILEKQGKILPVITTLHGTDITLVGKDKTFAPVVTFSINESDAITAVSQNLRDETYNNFKIEKEIKVIQNFVDVKRFRKKPIDAFRRVIAPHNEKVVLHASNFRKLKRVTDVVKVFAELNKKVPSKLLFVGDGPERPAAESLARELGVYDETRFVGRQEQIEEVLAISDLFILPSDYESFGLAALEAMAAGVPVISSNAGGLPEVNIEGETGYLADVGDVETMSIRAIELLSDENKLNRFKTKAAAHARLYDIETIVPRYEALYNRFLQNIASRV
- a CDS encoding M20/M25/M40 family metallo-hydrolase — protein: MRLKLFTLVLTILAFNARAQNEDSLKIRAIADEILLHSSAYENLRVLTKQVGGRLSGSPQTYKAEAWGHKALEKAGADRVLEQPCLVPHWVRGGKDLLVLPGWSTHILDVLALGNSVGTGPKGISAPVILVNSFEELEKKKDQVKGKIVFYNIKFNDTYIKTFEAYRDAVVYRGAGPSQAAKYGAVGVLIRSMSHAADNNPHTGTTRYNDSFPKIPAAAMGLQDADKLAAYLVKASELVPEVRVNLTTNGKMLPDTVAHNIIGEITGSEFPDQIITIGGHLDSWDPAEGAHDDGSGCVHSIEVLRALKAIGYKPKRTIRVVLFANEENGTRGGLKYAEEAKLKKEKHIFALESDEGGFTPRGFGVTMPADQLNKLRSWLPLLSPYGISEINNGGGGSDIGPLAKELGTPLAGLQPDSQRYFDIHHARSDVFEAVNKRELELGAVSIAALIYLVDKYGL
- a CDS encoding SAM-dependent methyltransferase, which encodes MQSTSTIYLIPSVLDEKATETIPAYVKDAVGQCQVFFVENERTARRYLKSIWKEMVIDNYTWVLIDKTNNVATLTAFNKHVKANKTIGIISEAGCPGIADPGQLLTDAAHAAGATVKPLVGPSSILLALMASGMNGQQFQFVGYLPIDTTQRREAIKELENESARKNCTQVFIETPYRNNQLLETLIKTGKPTTRLCIAADITAPTEYIHTKTLGQWKAQLPDLHKRPAIFCMLAGN
- a CDS encoding EI24 domain-containing protein — protein: MLKEIVTAIQSYARAHRFIREHKLWKWIIVPGIFYTLLFIAGFIFFWVSSSQVVSAFNHWLGIDRWVNSQRSQILSFLFMMGGLIVQLIMMLFYFSLFKYMFLIIGSPVFAYLSEKTEAIMEGKDFPFSFKQLFADIVRGIKLALRNTLWQSVYTISLLILSFIPLVGWVVPVTIVLVDCYYYGFSMLDYSCERHRLSPGESIAFIGKHKGLAIGNGIVFYLMHLLPVIGWVLAPAYAVVAATISLYHRDDKVGME
- a CDS encoding DNA-3-methyladenine glycosylase, yielding MKKLASGFYNRADVVKIAKELIGKILVTQFGEGITSGRIVETEAYAGAIDRASHAFNNRRTNRTEVMYKPGGVAYVYLIYGIHQLFNVVTNIKDVPHAILIRALDPIYGINTMLERTGKHRADYTLTKGPGNVSKALGITTSHTGVDLLGDEIYIAEDDFAVAKKDIIATPRIGVDYAGEDAKLPYRFILKDNPYVSGKKTQNTPKA
- a CDS encoding PorP/SprF family type IX secretion system membrane protein, giving the protein MRLRKFYIAIILCTLLKTAVAQDPNFSQFFVSPLTLNPALTGKFNGDFRIAGNYRDQWPAISKAFVTSTVSFDAPILRNKISDLDTWGVGVLAMTDKTANGILSTNLLSVSTSYHKGIDEDGLNSIGIGFQGTYNTKRLDGTKLNFEDELDQFGGWTNPSGETVNDRQINLSYFDVSVGALFNGSTDGYNNYYFGVSGYHLNKPRESFTGDIFYTLNPRVTVNAGGSIPFADNTRNIYISTLFSRQAGATNVVAGGAVGFNMNEDEDNPTSFYAGLWTRFNNVNDALIPYVGLEFSGFRLGASYDVNVSSLKAASQSRGGIEISLIFIKRPPGYKGIPCPHF